In Paenibacillus larvae subsp. larvae, the following proteins share a genomic window:
- a CDS encoding GNAT family N-acetyltransferase, whose translation MHIQTQINGNKIEIIQAGSSDKSVIRNLMQLYQYESTDYSGDDPDQHGYFDYPYLDHYWTEEGQMEERRLPLLLKVNGNLAGFILINNHTVYLEQGEDTYTIAEFFVLKKWRKQGIGREAACQLFRRFKGTWEIRAEGDNNPAHTFWRKVIHGFAQGNYKEVNSPGWDGPIQIFHVKN comes from the coding sequence ATGCATATCCAAACACAAATCAATGGTAACAAAATCGAAATTATACAGGCTGGCAGCTCGGATAAATCCGTTATCCGGAATCTGATGCAGCTCTATCAGTATGAATCTACTGACTATTCAGGGGACGATCCGGATCAACATGGTTATTTTGATTACCCGTATCTGGATCATTATTGGACGGAAGAAGGCCAAATGGAAGAGAGAAGACTGCCCCTGCTTCTGAAAGTAAACGGGAATCTGGCAGGTTTTATCTTAATTAACAATCATACCGTTTATTTGGAACAGGGTGAGGATACCTATACAATTGCCGAATTTTTTGTATTGAAAAAATGGAGAAAACAAGGAATCGGCCGTGAGGCAGCCTGCCAGCTTTTCCGCAGGTTCAAGGGAACATGGGAAATCAGGGCAGAAGGGGATAACAATCCTGCCCATACGTTCTGGCGCAAGGTGATTCACGGGTTCGCCCAAGGAAATTATAAAGAAGTGAATTCGCCAGGCTGGGATGGCCCTATTCAAATTTTTCATGTGAAGAATTAA
- the mtaB gene encoding tRNA (N(6)-L-threonylcarbamoyladenosine(37)-C(2))-methylthiotransferase MtaB: MPTVAFHTLGCKVNFYDTEAIWQLFKAEGYEQTDFEKTADVYVINTCTVTNTGDKKSRQMIRRAVRRNPDAIIAVTGCYAQTSPAEIMEIPGVDLVIGTQDREKIVPYVKQIESERQPINAVRNIMKTRQFEELDVPDFADRTRAFLKIQEGCNNFCTFCIIPWSRGLMRSRDPKSVVQQAHMLVDAGYKEIVLTGIHTGGYGEDMEDYSLAKLLWDLDKVDGLERIRISSIEASQITDEVLEVLNASDKMCRHLHIPLQAGDDRVLKRMRRKYTTEEYGRKIELIHKAMPGVAITTDVIVGFPGETEEMFENSYRFMEQMKYSEMHVFPYSKRTGTPAARMEDQIDEEIKNARVHRLIDLSERMQLDYARQHEGQALEVIPEREYKGAEGSGLVMGYSDNYIQLVFEGSEQLIGQICRVKLTEPGINESRGQLVRVLKEMSPSKAVNL, translated from the coding sequence ATGCCAACAGTGGCGTTTCATACACTTGGCTGCAAAGTGAACTTCTATGATACGGAAGCTATCTGGCAGCTGTTTAAAGCAGAAGGATATGAACAAACCGATTTTGAAAAAACAGCGGATGTATATGTCATTAATACATGCACAGTAACCAATACCGGCGATAAAAAGAGCCGGCAAATGATCCGCAGAGCGGTACGCCGCAACCCGGATGCGATTATTGCCGTGACCGGCTGCTACGCGCAGACCTCTCCGGCCGAAATTATGGAGATTCCGGGTGTGGATCTAGTAATCGGTACACAGGACCGGGAGAAGATCGTTCCTTATGTGAAGCAGATTGAATCAGAACGTCAGCCGATTAATGCGGTACGAAACATAATGAAAACACGGCAGTTCGAGGAACTGGACGTGCCTGATTTTGCCGACAGGACCCGGGCATTTCTGAAAATTCAAGAGGGCTGCAACAATTTTTGCACTTTTTGTATTATTCCGTGGTCCCGCGGTCTGATGAGAAGCAGGGACCCCAAAAGTGTGGTGCAGCAAGCCCATATGCTGGTGGATGCCGGTTATAAAGAAATCGTACTGACGGGTATCCATACTGGCGGTTACGGGGAGGATATGGAAGATTACAGCCTGGCTAAGCTGCTCTGGGATTTGGACAAGGTGGACGGGCTGGAACGGATCCGCATCAGTTCGATCGAGGCGAGTCAAATAACGGACGAAGTATTGGAAGTGCTGAATGCCTCGGACAAAATGTGCCGCCATCTTCACATCCCTCTTCAGGCAGGGGATGACCGTGTACTTAAGCGGATGCGCAGAAAGTATACAACGGAAGAATACGGGCGCAAAATAGAACTGATTCACAAGGCAATGCCGGGGGTAGCCATCACCACCGATGTGATTGTCGGTTTCCCGGGAGAAACCGAAGAAATGTTTGAGAATAGCTACCGCTTTATGGAGCAAATGAAATATTCCGAAATGCATGTCTTCCCTTATTCGAAGCGGACCGGTACACCGGCAGCACGGATGGAAGACCAGATTGATGAGGAAATCAAGAATGCCCGTGTTCACAGGCTGATTGATCTCTCTGAACGGATGCAGCTGGATTACGCCAGACAGCATGAAGGGCAGGCACTGGAAGTAATACCCGAGCGCGAATATAAGGGGGCTGAAGGAAGCGGCCTTGTAATGGGGTATTCGGACAACTACATTCAGCTTGTATTTGAAGGTTCCGAGCAACTGATCGGTCAGATATGCCGGGTCAAATTGACCGAACCGGGTATAAATGAAAGCCGCGGACAGCTGGTCAGAGTATTGAAAGAGATGTCACCGTCCAAGGCTGTTAACCTGTAA
- a CDS encoding site-2 protease family protein — protein sequence MSSLESIFRFPIDQLPFIVLVLIIALTVHEFSHAFFAYKFGDSTPKEMGRVTLNPVSHISLLGMLLFVIAGIGWARPVMINRSNFKQPRLMGIIVSFVGPFSNFVLGFLGAVIYAASIKYGWTDGWSSGAATALHVFLQYFIMMNVLLFVLNLIPLPPLDGYRILEDLLPLRARMELQKVEHWGFYIILVLVFIPPLYKITIGPILGLSTPIIQQFVIIANKLFF from the coding sequence ATGTCCTCTTTAGAAAGTATATTCAGATTTCCGATTGATCAGCTTCCTTTTATTGTGCTGGTCCTGATTATTGCACTGACTGTGCATGAATTTTCACATGCGTTTTTTGCATACAAATTCGGTGATTCTACGCCTAAGGAAATGGGAAGGGTCACACTGAATCCCGTTTCCCATATCAGTTTGCTGGGAATGCTGTTGTTTGTGATTGCCGGAATCGGTTGGGCCAGACCGGTCATGATTAACCGGAGCAATTTTAAGCAGCCCAGGCTGATGGGGATCATTGTAAGTTTTGTGGGCCCGTTCAGCAATTTTGTTTTGGGGTTTCTCGGCGCTGTGATTTATGCGGCTTCCATTAAATACGGCTGGACGGACGGATGGTCCAGCGGGGCTGCAACAGCTTTACACGTATTCCTGCAGTATTTCATCATGATGAACGTTCTCTTGTTTGTGTTAAACCTGATTCCGCTTCCTCCGCTTGACGGATACCGGATTTTGGAGGATCTGCTCCCGCTCCGCGCCAGGATGGAGCTGCAAAAGGTAGAGCATTGGGGATTTTATATTATTTTGGTTCTTGTTTTTATCCCCCCATTATATAAGATCACAATCGGGCCAATTCTCGGTCTGTCTACGCCCATTATTCAGCAGTTCGTCATCATAGCCAATAAGCTGTTTTTCTGA
- the addB gene encoding helicase-exonuclease AddAB subunit AddB: protein MSIRFVIGRAGHGKTRYCLDEIRNSLKQKPEGDPLIYLVPDQATFQAELELVSSDNLSGMIRAQVLSFHRLAWRVMQEEGGIARLPVDETGKKLLLHKLLHEQEKQLVYFQSTYEQLGFVDHLNRLFTEWKRYCVTPEELGEYIGRLDGQNSSLVLQQKLQDLHHLYGAFESRLSGEYLDGEDTLSLLAEQIPQSSFIRSATFWMDGFHGFTPQELRVVEALMKTSRGVTVTLTLDRPYYAGERPDELDLFYPTGKTMSSLQELLDQANIGPAELIHLQPKKAPRYEHTTMLAYLEQHYDKRIGIGVCTYSSDEDKESPLQIRAAVNRRAEVEGTAREILHLVREQGARWRDVAVLVRNMEEYRELIATTFSDYGIPHFFDQKRSVFHHPLSEYLRSALEVISRNWRYEAVFRCVKTDFLLPWPLPVEPDSEGEKLLKEREAIREQRRLLDRLENYALAFGIQGRDWTETKPWDKLFKVSLEDEDSEVVKQRESRELEQLNRTRNQIAEPLLALQKRMARAKTVKQRCEALYRLLLDTHVPERLESWSMNCVLEGKPEKAREHAQLWDSVIQMLDQMVEMMGEEVLSLDLFAKLVDTGLESIQMGLVPPSLDQVLVGSMDRTRSTRIKYAVVLGVNEGVIPAAVPEDGVLTEPERELLLDSGVPMADGGRRKLLDEQFIIYSALSVPSEKLILSYALADEEGKSLLPSELVKQLRNLFPDVKEELVLTEPGVLMDSAEHLPFLAHPERVLSYLAVQLKQWMRGTAIASIWWEVYNWFARQPEWRRRLSVMDDSLLFTNKEQKLPESTSRLLYGQKLRASVSRMERYAACPFSHFASYGLRLQERKIYRLEAPDIGQLFHAALSQFANQLRTEQVEWAGLTPEECGRRSSLVMDQLAPRLQGEILLSSKRYHYIASKLKQVVTKAAVVLGEHAKRGEFKPLGMEIDFGPGKDLPPLVFQLDNGCTMEIIGRIDRVDQAEGSEGLLLRVIDYKSSAASLNLAEVYYGLSLQMLTYLDVIITHAKTWLGIPATPAGVLYFHVHNPILQQKNRITSQDAQKELMKRFKMRGLLMADPQIIGKMDHVLKEKNGHSELLPVAMKADGSFYKSSAVATENQWSTLREFVRGKVDQIGTGITEGAVDIAPYRMGTQHACQFCPYKSVCQFDPLFEGNEYHVLKPASKEKIWRIIEMEGEGNHGKPDGF, encoded by the coding sequence ATGTCCATTCGATTCGTTATAGGCCGTGCGGGACACGGTAAGACCCGGTATTGTCTGGATGAGATACGGAATAGTCTAAAGCAAAAACCGGAAGGCGATCCGCTGATTTATCTTGTTCCGGATCAGGCTACTTTCCAGGCAGAGCTGGAATTGGTTTCCTCAGATAACCTGTCCGGAATGATCCGGGCACAGGTGCTCAGTTTTCACAGGTTGGCCTGGAGGGTCATGCAGGAAGAGGGCGGAATTGCCAGACTGCCTGTTGATGAGACCGGAAAGAAACTGCTGCTTCATAAATTGCTGCACGAGCAGGAAAAACAATTAGTTTATTTCCAATCTACATATGAACAATTGGGCTTTGTAGACCATTTGAACCGCTTGTTTACGGAGTGGAAGAGATACTGTGTCACTCCTGAAGAATTAGGTGAATATATCGGCCGGCTTGACGGCCAAAATTCTTCATTAGTCCTACAGCAAAAACTGCAGGACCTTCATCATTTGTACGGAGCTTTTGAGTCCAGACTTTCAGGTGAATATCTGGATGGCGAAGACACTCTTTCCCTGCTTGCTGAGCAAATTCCGCAATCCTCCTTTATCCGGTCGGCGACGTTCTGGATGGATGGTTTTCACGGTTTCACCCCTCAGGAACTCAGGGTTGTGGAAGCTTTGATGAAGACCAGCCGGGGCGTAACTGTTACGCTGACATTGGATCGCCCTTATTATGCGGGAGAACGCCCGGACGAACTGGATCTGTTTTATCCGACCGGTAAAACAATGAGCAGTCTTCAAGAGCTTTTAGATCAAGCCAATATAGGTCCTGCGGAATTGATTCACCTGCAGCCGAAGAAAGCTCCAAGATATGAACATACAACCATGCTGGCTTATCTGGAACAACATTACGACAAACGTATTGGAATTGGTGTATGTACGTATTCATCTGATGAAGACAAAGAAAGTCCGCTGCAAATAAGGGCTGCCGTTAACCGCCGGGCTGAAGTGGAAGGAACAGCGAGAGAAATTCTTCACCTTGTCCGGGAACAAGGGGCACGTTGGCGAGATGTAGCTGTACTGGTGCGTAATATGGAAGAATACCGTGAGCTTATCGCCACCACATTCAGTGATTACGGAATCCCGCACTTTTTTGATCAAAAACGCAGTGTGTTCCATCATCCTCTTTCAGAATATCTCCGTTCCGCTTTAGAAGTGATATCCCGTAACTGGAGATATGAAGCTGTTTTCCGATGTGTGAAAACAGACTTCTTGCTTCCATGGCCCCTGCCGGTTGAACCGGATAGTGAGGGAGAAAAGTTGCTAAAAGAACGGGAGGCCATCAGGGAACAACGCAGACTGCTTGACCGGCTGGAAAATTATGCGCTTGCTTTTGGTATCCAAGGCCGGGACTGGACGGAAACAAAACCTTGGGACAAGCTGTTCAAGGTTTCACTGGAAGATGAAGACAGTGAGGTGGTGAAGCAGAGGGAATCCAGGGAACTGGAACAGCTGAACCGTACCCGGAATCAAATTGCCGAACCGCTTCTTGCTCTGCAAAAGCGAATGGCCCGGGCCAAAACAGTAAAGCAAAGATGTGAAGCCTTATACCGTTTGCTGCTGGATACTCACGTTCCGGAACGGTTGGAATCTTGGAGCATGAATTGCGTGCTGGAGGGAAAACCCGAGAAAGCAAGAGAACATGCTCAGCTTTGGGACAGCGTTATTCAAATGCTGGATCAGATGGTTGAAATGATGGGTGAGGAAGTATTATCCCTTGATTTATTCGCGAAACTGGTGGATACAGGGCTTGAAAGCATCCAGATGGGGCTGGTACCGCCTTCTCTTGATCAGGTTCTGGTCGGAAGTATGGACCGTACCCGTTCAACCCGTATCAAGTATGCGGTTGTTTTAGGTGTCAATGAGGGAGTGATACCCGCTGCTGTTCCTGAAGACGGTGTACTGACGGAACCGGAACGTGAACTTTTGCTGGATTCAGGTGTTCCTATGGCGGACGGCGGACGGCGCAAGCTCTTGGATGAGCAGTTCATCATCTACTCTGCCCTCTCGGTTCCAAGCGAAAAGCTCATACTCAGCTATGCTCTTGCAGATGAGGAGGGAAAATCCCTGCTCCCTTCCGAACTGGTTAAACAGCTGCGGAATTTATTTCCGGATGTCAAGGAAGAGCTAGTACTTACTGAACCGGGAGTGCTTATGGATAGTGCCGAACATCTGCCTTTCCTTGCACATCCGGAGAGAGTGCTATCTTATTTGGCTGTACAGCTGAAACAATGGATGCGGGGAACGGCAATTGCCAGCATATGGTGGGAAGTATACAACTGGTTTGCCCGGCAGCCGGAGTGGAGAAGGAGACTCTCGGTCATGGATGATTCCCTGTTATTTACTAATAAAGAACAGAAGCTTCCGGAATCTACAAGCCGTCTTCTTTATGGCCAGAAGCTCAGGGCGAGTGTTTCCAGAATGGAGCGTTATGCGGCTTGTCCCTTTTCCCATTTTGCGTCGTACGGGCTCCGTCTTCAGGAAAGAAAAATTTATCGTCTGGAGGCACCGGATATTGGCCAATTATTTCATGCGGCACTAAGCCAGTTTGCCAACCAGCTCCGTACCGAACAGGTAGAGTGGGCCGGACTTACACCCGAAGAGTGCGGGCGGCGTTCTTCCCTGGTTATGGATCAGCTTGCTCCCAGGCTTCAGGGGGAAATTTTGCTCAGCTCTAAGCGTTATCACTATATAGCCAGCAAACTGAAACAAGTGGTAACCAAAGCTGCCGTAGTCCTGGGAGAGCATGCCAAGCGGGGAGAGTTTAAACCATTAGGGATGGAAATTGATTTTGGGCCCGGAAAGGATCTTCCGCCTCTTGTTTTTCAATTGGATAATGGGTGCACCATGGAAATTATCGGGCGTATTGACCGGGTAGATCAGGCAGAGGGAAGCGAGGGACTTCTGCTGCGTGTTATTGACTATAAATCCAGTGCTGCATCGTTGAACCTGGCTGAAGTGTATTATGGTTTATCGCTGCAGATGCTTACTTATTTGGATGTGATTATTACCCACGCCAAAACCTGGCTTGGAATTCCGGCAACCCCGGCTGGTGTCCTCTATTTTCATGTCCATAACCCGATTTTACAGCAGAAAAACCGGATTACTTCTCAGGATGCACAAAAAGAGCTGATGAAGCGGTTTAAAATGAGAGGGTTATTAATGGCCGATCCGCAAATAATCGGGAAAATGGATCATGTACTGAAGGAAAAGAACGGGCATTCCGAACTTCTTCCTGTTGCGATGAAGGCGGACGGAAGTTTTTATAAATCATCAGCAGTGGCAACAGAGAACCAATGGTCTACTCTCCGTGAATTTGTCAGGGGAAAAGTGGATCAAATCGGAACAGGCATCACGGAAGGCGCTGTGGACATAGCTCCTTACCGCATGGGTACACAGCATGCCTGCCAATTTTGCCCTTACAAATCGGTCTGTCAGTTTGATCCGCTTTTTGAAGGAAATGAATATCACGTGCTGAAGCCTGCTTCAAAGGAAAAAATATGGAGGATTATAGAAATGGAGGGTGAGGGAAATCATGGAAAACCGGACGGGTTCTGA
- a CDS encoding 16S rRNA (uracil(1498)-N(3))-methyltransferase, protein MQRYFIPKEQFGSTSVRIEGDDAHHLVRVMRAQAGNKIIVSDGLSREALAQITEVDKAVVTAAIIEERPMTAEPRIQVWVAQSLPKADKMETVIQKGTEIGAARFLPFVSERTVVQYDAKKETKRTQRWQKIAKEAAEQAHRNRIPVVEGVHSWKQILEQAARMDAAWICYEKEDSLQIRDALFQADALKRNDDKPVRIMLIVGPEGGFTEKEIEQAEESGCRSIGLGTRILRTETAAMVGLTCILYETGEIGGK, encoded by the coding sequence ATGCAGCGTTACTTTATACCTAAAGAGCAGTTTGGGAGCACGTCTGTCCGTATTGAAGGCGACGATGCACATCATTTAGTCCGGGTAATGAGAGCGCAGGCTGGGAACAAGATCATCGTCAGCGATGGACTAAGCCGTGAAGCACTTGCCCAAATTACCGAAGTGGACAAAGCTGTTGTTACCGCAGCTATTATAGAAGAGAGGCCGATGACGGCTGAACCGCGAATACAAGTATGGGTTGCACAGAGCCTGCCAAAAGCGGATAAGATGGAAACTGTCATCCAAAAAGGAACGGAAATCGGGGCAGCCCGGTTTCTTCCTTTTGTTTCAGAGCGTACCGTGGTCCAATATGATGCCAAGAAGGAAACGAAACGCACCCAGCGCTGGCAAAAGATCGCCAAAGAGGCGGCCGAACAGGCTCACCGCAACCGGATTCCGGTAGTTGAAGGGGTACATTCATGGAAACAGATTCTGGAACAAGCGGCCCGTATGGACGCAGCCTGGATCTGTTACGAGAAAGAGGATAGCCTTCAAATCAGGGACGCGCTTTTTCAGGCGGATGCTCTTAAGAGGAACGACGATAAACCGGTTCGGATCATGCTGATAGTTGGGCCGGAGGGCGGATTCACGGAAAAAGAAATAGAGCAGGCGGAAGAGTCAGGATGCCGGTCCATTGGGCTTGGCACACGGATTCTCCGTACAGAAACGGCAGCCATGGTAGGGCTAACTTGCATTTTATACGAGACAGGTGAGATAGGAGGAAAATAA
- a CDS encoding DinB family protein, giving the protein MTPIITLSQLGTFLSFNREKLMDALSLFSPDQRTLTEKKEGWNPVQIVEHIGIIDNYVVNKVADMLKNAPLYPPEEEDQKLIDVMPLFKENGIIGSKITAPSNTIPTGQVNYEEGLHRLTESLNDLLAFFPELADRQTNFIIDRHPLGVDLNVCQWIHFTAVHEWAHVNQIKCIAKVNGLLAV; this is encoded by the coding sequence ATGACCCCGATAATCACGCTATCTCAACTTGGGACGTTCCTGTCATTTAACCGGGAGAAATTAATGGATGCTCTTTCTTTATTTTCGCCGGATCAAAGAACACTCACAGAAAAGAAGGAAGGCTGGAATCCGGTACAAATTGTGGAACACATCGGCATCATCGACAATTACGTAGTCAATAAAGTGGCAGATATGCTGAAAAACGCCCCTCTGTATCCCCCAGAAGAGGAAGATCAGAAGCTGATAGATGTGATGCCTTTATTTAAGGAGAACGGCATCATCGGCAGTAAGATCACGGCCCCTTCGAATACAATCCCGACAGGGCAGGTGAACTATGAGGAAGGGTTGCACCGGTTAACAGAGAGCTTGAATGACTTATTGGCCTTTTTTCCAGAACTGGCTGACAGGCAGACGAATTTTATCATAGACCGGCATCCCCTTGGGGTAGATTTGAATGTGTGCCAGTGGATTCATTTCACAGCTGTTCATGAGTGGGCCCATGTGAACCAGATCAAATGCATTGCCAAAGTAAACGGACTTCTTGCCGTTTAA
- a CDS encoding NUDIX hydrolase, with protein sequence MKEISAGGVVFTHTGDGLRIQMIQDRFGKMTLAKGKREAGETIRQTAVREIREETGIQVRLVEPLQVVTYEYVLPSKITVNKEVHYFLAEAEKGILKAQIEEIGSVSWLTPQVAWSKQLEAGYDNNDAVMRLALNKLGIEV encoded by the coding sequence ATGAAGGAAATTTCCGCAGGAGGCGTTGTCTTTACTCATACTGGGGACGGTCTTCGGATCCAGATGATCCAGGACCGCTTTGGGAAGATGACGCTTGCTAAGGGAAAGAGGGAAGCGGGAGAAACCATCAGGCAGACCGCCGTCCGGGAAATACGGGAAGAGACCGGCATTCAGGTGAGGCTGGTGGAACCACTGCAGGTGGTTACGTACGAATATGTCCTGCCTTCCAAGATAACTGTAAACAAAGAGGTCCATTATTTCCTGGCAGAAGCGGAAAAAGGGATACTGAAAGCCCAGATTGAAGAGATCGGAAGTGTATCATGGCTTACGCCGCAGGTAGCTTGGAGCAAGCAGCTGGAGGCAGGATACGACAATAATGACGCTGTAATGAGGCTGGCCTTGAACAAGCTGGGGATTGAAGTATGA
- a CDS encoding Na/Pi cotransporter family protein: MLTTIILPILAGVCIFMIGMKTMELALQQWAGPSLSRVLQTFTKTPVYGLITGMVMTALLQSSGAVTVLTISMVNAGVMSFGSTLGIILGTNIGTCLTTELLGLNISSYGVPLLLVSSAVWMASWLAGPVPRTTEAPGGNRKPALAWPDSGLPVPRQADHSGSRSWIRSVRFGSLAAAGFAMVLMGIRIMQNVGPALQNQGMFTWFMEHAEQSLIWGVMAGTVITALIHSSTAVIALAMGLAATSTVSPELGMAVMLGANIGTCSTAWLASLGGTRAGSFVAWAHITLNLGGALLFYPFLRELYQFISWMTDDPSAQLARSQTVFNIVCSVLALPLCYSKRLKTLGGPDSHK; encoded by the coding sequence TTGCTCACGACGATTATCCTTCCCATTCTTGCCGGCGTGTGCATATTTATGATAGGCATGAAGACAATGGAGCTCGCCCTGCAGCAATGGGCGGGTCCTTCCTTGTCACGCGTATTGCAAACCTTTACTAAAACCCCGGTATACGGACTTATTACCGGTATGGTTATGACTGCCCTGCTGCAAAGCAGCGGAGCGGTGACCGTACTTACGATCAGTATGGTCAATGCAGGTGTTATGAGCTTCGGCAGCACGCTCGGTATTATCCTTGGCACGAACATCGGAACCTGTCTGACTACCGAACTGCTCGGGCTGAACATCAGCAGCTACGGTGTACCGCTGCTGCTCGTTTCCAGTGCCGTCTGGATGGCAAGCTGGCTGGCCGGCCCTGTTCCCCGAACCACGGAGGCACCGGGCGGAAACCGCAAGCCTGCCTTAGCATGGCCCGATTCCGGGCTGCCGGTCCCCCGCCAGGCGGATCACTCCGGCAGCCGGAGCTGGATACGAAGCGTTCGCTTCGGGTCGCTTGCAGCTGCCGGATTTGCGATGGTGCTGATGGGTATCCGCATCATGCAAAACGTCGGTCCTGCCCTGCAGAACCAGGGGATGTTCACCTGGTTTATGGAGCATGCCGAGCAAAGCCTGATTTGGGGAGTTATGGCCGGAACGGTCATAACCGCCCTTATCCACAGCAGCACTGCCGTGATTGCCCTGGCCATGGGCCTGGCTGCCACAAGTACCGTTTCTCCGGAGCTCGGTATGGCGGTAATGCTCGGTGCCAATATAGGCACCTGTTCCACCGCATGGCTCGCAAGTCTTGGCGGTACCCGGGCAGGCTCTTTTGTAGCCTGGGCACATATAACGCTGAATCTGGGCGGGGCTTTACTGTTCTATCCTTTCCTTCGGGAACTTTATCAGTTCATTTCCTGGATGACGGACGACCCCTCCGCCCAGCTTGCCCGCTCCCAGACAGTCTTTAATATCGTCTGTTCCGTTCTTGCCCTACCGCTATGTTACTCCAAACGGCTCAAGACCCTCGGAGGGCCTGATTCGCACAAGTAG
- a CDS encoding class I SAM-dependent rRNA methyltransferase, whose amino-acid sequence MATVYLHKKRKKRLEQGHPWIFSGEIERIEGEPAPGDIVSIHSHSGQYLASGYYNPASRITVRVVSYKPLEQMDTTFFTERIRQCMEHRRRFLPGTDSYRLIYGEADFLPGLIVDKFADVLVVQFLTLGMDIRKKSVVDALVQVVGPSGIYERSDVPVRELEELEQSKGVLYGECPRHVRILENGLHLEVDIWEGQKTGYFFDQRDNRASIAPLMKGWGGRSGIALCKMEVDGKEQEVPVNKNGKIVQFPYWDGATVLECFSHTGSFTLNACKYGAKKVTCLDISEHAIQSARTNVGLNGFEDRVEFVVADAFQYLREQVHGLDQRKARAEASERKVDTSVPLSGGRTWDVVILDPPAFAKTKGAVESACRGYKDINLHGMKLVNEGGYLVTASCSYHMKPELFLETIHAAAADARKILRLVEFRAAGSDHPRILGVDEGNYLKFAIFEVRSRT is encoded by the coding sequence GTGGCAACCGTTTATTTACATAAAAAAAGAAAAAAGCGCCTGGAGCAGGGGCATCCCTGGATTTTCAGCGGCGAGATTGAACGGATAGAAGGTGAGCCCGCTCCGGGAGATATTGTTTCCATCCATTCTCACTCAGGCCAGTACTTGGCGTCCGGATACTACAACCCGGCCTCACGGATTACAGTAAGGGTGGTTTCCTATAAACCTTTGGAACAGATGGATACCACCTTCTTTACCGAACGGATCAGACAGTGTATGGAACACCGCCGGAGGTTTCTGCCCGGTACGGATTCTTATCGGCTCATTTACGGGGAAGCGGATTTTCTTCCGGGATTAATTGTTGACAAGTTTGCCGATGTGCTTGTCGTGCAGTTTTTGACACTGGGAATGGATATCCGCAAAAAATCCGTCGTGGACGCTCTTGTACAGGTTGTAGGGCCGTCCGGCATTTATGAACGCAGTGATGTACCTGTCAGGGAACTGGAGGAACTGGAGCAGAGCAAAGGGGTTTTATACGGTGAATGCCCTAGGCACGTACGCATTCTTGAAAACGGGCTACATTTGGAAGTAGACATTTGGGAAGGACAGAAAACGGGTTACTTCTTTGATCAGCGGGACAACCGGGCCTCGATAGCGCCACTCATGAAAGGATGGGGAGGCCGGAGCGGAATTGCGCTATGTAAAATGGAGGTGGACGGGAAAGAGCAAGAAGTGCCCGTAAATAAGAACGGGAAGATCGTCCAGTTCCCGTATTGGGACGGTGCCACCGTACTTGAATGCTTCTCCCATACAGGAAGTTTTACCTTAAACGCTTGCAAATACGGGGCTAAGAAAGTAACTTGTCTGGATATTTCCGAACACGCTATTCAAAGTGCCAGAACCAATGTGGGCCTGAACGGGTTTGAAGACCGTGTTGAGTTCGTCGTGGCGGATGCGTTCCAGTATTTGCGTGAACAGGTACACGGGCTGGACCAGCGTAAGGCACGTGCGGAAGCTTCTGAACGGAAAGTGGATACTTCTGTACCTCTTTCCGGAGGGCGAACCTGGGATGTGGTAATTCTGGATCCGCCGGCCTTTGCCAAAACAAAGGGGGCCGTAGAGAGTGCCTGCCGTGGATACAAAGATATCAATCTGCATGGGATGAAGCTTGTCAATGAAGGCGGCTACCTGGTAACGGCCAGTTGTTCCTACCATATGAAGCCGGAGTTGTTTCTGGAAACAATTCACGCTGCAGCTGCGGATGCCAGGAAAATTTTGCGCCTGGTTGAATTCCGTGCGGCCGGAAGTGATCATCCGCGGATTCTTGGCGTAGATGAAGGTAACTATCTGAAATTTGCCATTTTTGAAGTGAGGAGCAGGACATAA